A region from the Saccharomonospora azurea NA-128 genome encodes:
- the tig gene encoding trigger factor yields MKSTVEQLSPTRVKINVEVPFDELKPNFDRAYRKIAQQVRIPGFRPGKAPARVLESRIGRAPVLDEVVNEAIPAKYLEAVRSGEVRTLGQPEFEVTKLEDREVLEFSAEVDVRPEITLPDLGDITVSVDDVELDDAEVDEQLDQLRARFGTLVGVDRPAENGDFVSIDLSATVDGEEVPDASTTGLSYEIGSGQLVEGIDDAIIGANEGETKTFTTKLVAGEHTGKDAEVTVKVNSIKQRELPEADDEFAQLASEFDTLDELKADLRERLTRMKRVQQGVQARDKVLDVLLERVDVPIPEKVLESEISNRKHDAIHPFDHDEEAFKRSLEAQGGNPEEWENEVREEAEKSVRTQLLLDALADERELSVNDSELTERIIYQAQRFGMNPDEYVRRAQEAGQLGAIYADVRRGKALATVVREVTVTDSSGETLDLSELFGTDETEEADQAAGSAEGDETATEGSTEDSASKAGDESASTSDR; encoded by the coding sequence TTGAAGAGCACCGTCGAGCAGCTGAGCCCGACGCGCGTGAAGATCAATGTCGAGGTGCCGTTCGACGAGCTCAAACCGAACTTCGACCGCGCCTACCGGAAGATCGCTCAGCAGGTCCGGATTCCAGGCTTCCGTCCCGGCAAGGCCCCCGCTCGCGTCCTCGAGAGCCGCATCGGCCGGGCCCCGGTGCTCGACGAGGTCGTCAACGAGGCCATTCCCGCGAAGTACCTCGAAGCGGTGCGCAGCGGTGAGGTCCGCACACTCGGTCAGCCCGAGTTCGAGGTGACCAAGCTCGAGGACCGCGAGGTGCTGGAGTTCAGCGCCGAGGTGGACGTCCGCCCCGAGATCACGCTTCCCGACCTCGGCGACATCACGGTCAGCGTGGACGACGTGGAGCTCGACGACGCGGAGGTCGACGAGCAGCTCGACCAGCTGCGCGCCCGCTTCGGCACGTTGGTCGGCGTCGACCGGCCCGCCGAGAACGGCGACTTCGTCTCGATCGACCTGTCGGCCACCGTCGACGGCGAGGAGGTGCCCGACGCCTCCACCACCGGCCTGTCCTACGAGATCGGTTCCGGTCAGCTCGTCGAGGGCATCGACGACGCCATCATCGGCGCGAACGAGGGCGAGACCAAGACCTTCACCACCAAGCTGGTGGCCGGCGAGCACACCGGCAAGGACGCCGAGGTCACGGTCAAGGTCAACAGCATCAAGCAGCGCGAGCTGCCCGAGGCCGACGACGAGTTCGCCCAGCTCGCCAGCGAGTTCGACACGCTCGACGAGCTGAAGGCCGACCTGCGCGAGCGGCTGACGCGCATGAAGCGCGTCCAGCAGGGCGTGCAGGCGCGGGACAAGGTGCTCGACGTCCTCCTGGAGCGCGTCGACGTGCCGATCCCGGAGAAGGTCCTCGAATCGGAGATCTCGAACCGCAAGCACGACGCCATCCACCCGTTCGACCACGACGAGGAGGCCTTCAAGCGCTCGCTGGAGGCCCAGGGCGGCAACCCCGAGGAGTGGGAGAACGAGGTCCGCGAGGAAGCCGAGAAGTCGGTGCGCACGCAGCTGCTGCTCGACGCCCTCGCCGACGAGCGCGAGCTCTCGGTCAACGACTCCGAGCTCACCGAGCGCATCATCTACCAGGCGCAGCGCTTCGGCATGAACCCGGACGAGTACGTGCGGCGGGCGCAGGAAGCCGGTCAGCTCGGTGCCATCTACGCCGACGTGCGGCGGGGCAAGGCGCTCGCCACCGTCGTGCGCGAGGTGACCGTCACCGACTCCTCCGGCGAGACGCTGGACCTGAGCGAGCTCTTCGGTACGGACGAGACCGAGGAGGCCGACCAGGCTGCGGGCTCGGCCGAGGGCGACGAGACTGCCACTGAAGGGTCGACTGAGGACAGTGCGTCGAAGGCCGGCGACGAGTCGGCGTCGACCTCCGACCGGTGA
- the nhaA gene encoding Na+/H+ antiporter NhaA, with protein MSTTPPAKTKLFGRSSWTEWKRVADILRQETVGGMLLLAGAVIALIWANSPASDAYTAVRDFTFGPEALHLNLSVGQWASDGLLAIFFFVVGVELKREFVVGDLRDPRRAAIPIVAAFGGVLLPALIYVLVNLGDTSALRGWAIPTATDIAFAVAVLAVIGRFLPSALRMFLLTLAVVDDLIAICIIAIFYTEELAAVPLLLALLPLGLFTLLVQRRVRSWWLLVPLAVTAWALVHASGIHATVAGVLLGFTVPALTRKGEAVSMAEHFEHRVRPLSAGVAVPIFALFAAGVAFGGLDGLVNALTEPVALGIMAGLLVGKAVGILGTTYLMSRFTKAELDSDVAWIDVLGIAILAGIGFTVSLLVGELSFSEGDERGEIVKIAVLCGSLLSALVATVLLRFRNRHYRKVHEKETKDADGDGVPDIYQGRSSSEDSLD; from the coding sequence ATGAGCACTACACCTCCCGCGAAGACCAAGCTGTTCGGCCGCTCGTCCTGGACCGAGTGGAAACGCGTGGCCGACATCCTGCGGCAGGAGACCGTCGGCGGGATGCTGCTGCTCGCCGGTGCGGTCATCGCCTTGATCTGGGCGAACTCGCCCGCATCCGACGCGTACACGGCGGTCAGGGACTTCACGTTCGGGCCGGAGGCCCTGCACCTGAACCTGTCGGTGGGGCAGTGGGCGTCCGACGGGCTGCTCGCCATCTTCTTCTTCGTGGTGGGCGTCGAGCTGAAGCGGGAGTTCGTCGTCGGCGACCTGCGCGACCCGCGCAGGGCCGCCATCCCGATCGTGGCGGCGTTCGGCGGTGTCCTGCTGCCCGCCCTCATCTACGTGCTGGTGAACCTCGGCGACACGAGCGCGCTGCGCGGCTGGGCCATCCCGACGGCCACGGACATCGCCTTCGCGGTCGCGGTGCTGGCGGTCATCGGCCGGTTCCTGCCGTCGGCGTTGCGCATGTTCCTGCTCACGCTCGCGGTGGTCGACGACCTCATCGCCATCTGCATCATCGCGATCTTCTACACCGAGGAACTGGCCGCGGTGCCGCTGCTGCTGGCGCTGCTGCCGCTGGGGTTGTTCACACTGCTCGTGCAGCGCCGCGTGCGGTCGTGGTGGCTGCTGGTCCCGCTGGCCGTGACGGCCTGGGCGCTCGTGCACGCGTCGGGCATCCACGCCACCGTCGCGGGCGTGCTGCTCGGCTTCACGGTGCCGGCCCTGACCCGCAAGGGCGAGGCCGTGTCGATGGCCGAGCACTTCGAACACCGCGTGCGGCCGCTCTCGGCGGGTGTCGCGGTGCCGATCTTCGCGTTGTTCGCGGCGGGTGTGGCCTTCGGCGGCCTCGACGGACTCGTCAACGCGCTCACCGAGCCGGTGGCGCTCGGCATCATGGCCGGCCTGCTCGTCGGCAAGGCCGTCGGCATCCTGGGCACCACGTACCTCATGAGCCGGTTCACGAAGGCCGAACTGGACAGCGACGTCGCGTGGATCGACGTGCTGGGCATCGCGATCCTCGCCGGCATCGGCTTCACCGTGTCCCTGCTGGTGGGCGAGCTGTCGTTCAGCGAGGGCGACGAACGCGGCGAGATCGTCAAGATCGCCGTGCTCTGCGGCTCGCTGCTGTCCGCGCTCGTCGCGACGGTCCTGCTGCGCTTCCGCAACCGGCACTACCGGAAGGTGCACGAGAAGGAGACGAAGGACGCCGACGGCGACGGCGTCCCGGACATCTACCAGGGCCGGTCCTCCAGTGAGGACTCGCTCGACTAG
- a CDS encoding solute symporter family protein, whose product MTLAQSIEGNNPVLNITIFGLFVIGTLIVVFRASRNTKTASDYYAAGRAFTGPQNGTAIAGDYLSAASFLGIAGAIAVYGYDGFLYSIGFLVAWLVALLLVAELLRNTGKFTMGDVLAFRMRQKPVRAAAATSTMAVSFFYLLAQMAGAGALVSLLLGIEGDLGQAVVIAIVGIVMIVYVLVGGMKGTTWVQIIKAALLIAGTFAMTIWVLGRFGLNLSELMGSAAERAPDGDSVLNPGAKYGASDTSKLDFLSLGIALVLGTAGLPHVLMRFYTVPTAKDARKSVVWAIVLIGLFYLFTLVLGYGAAAIVGPDTIKDAPGGENSAAPLLAEALGGPLLLGFIAAVAFATILAVVAGLTITASASFAHDVYANVIKRGKVDNKTSEVKVARITACVIGAVAILGGILAKDQNVAFLVALAFAVAASANLPTILYSLFWKRFNTSGALWSIYGGLTVTLVLIVFSPAVSGTESSMITGADFSWFPLQNPGLVSIPVSFFLGWLGTMLSKEHLDSKHKEMEVRALTGAGAEKASSH is encoded by the coding sequence ATGACCCTCGCCCAGAGCATCGAAGGCAACAACCCGGTCCTCAACATCACGATCTTCGGCCTGTTCGTCATCGGCACCCTCATCGTGGTGTTCCGCGCGTCGCGCAACACGAAGACGGCCTCCGACTACTACGCGGCGGGCCGCGCGTTCACGGGACCGCAGAACGGCACCGCCATCGCGGGCGACTACCTGTCGGCGGCGTCGTTCCTGGGTATCGCGGGCGCCATCGCGGTGTACGGGTACGACGGGTTCCTGTACTCCATCGGGTTCCTCGTCGCCTGGCTCGTCGCCCTGCTGCTCGTGGCCGAGCTGCTGCGCAACACGGGCAAGTTCACGATGGGCGACGTGCTGGCGTTCCGCATGCGGCAGAAGCCGGTGCGGGCCGCGGCGGCGACGTCCACCATGGCGGTCTCGTTCTTCTACCTGCTGGCGCAGATGGCCGGTGCGGGCGCGCTCGTGTCGTTGCTGCTGGGCATCGAGGGCGACCTCGGCCAGGCCGTGGTCATCGCCATCGTCGGCATCGTCATGATCGTGTACGTGCTCGTCGGCGGCATGAAGGGCACCACCTGGGTCCAGATCATCAAGGCCGCCCTGCTCATCGCGGGCACATTCGCCATGACCATCTGGGTACTCGGCCGCTTCGGACTCAACCTCTCCGAGCTGATGGGCTCGGCCGCCGAACGCGCGCCGGACGGCGACTCCGTGTTGAACCCGGGCGCGAAGTACGGCGCCAGTGACACGTCCAAGTTGGACTTCCTGTCGCTCGGTATCGCGCTCGTGCTGGGCACGGCGGGCCTGCCGCACGTGCTCATGCGGTTCTACACCGTGCCGACGGCGAAGGACGCCCGTAAGTCGGTCGTCTGGGCCATCGTCCTCATCGGCCTGTTCTACCTGTTCACGCTGGTGCTGGGCTACGGCGCGGCCGCCATCGTGGGCCCGGACACGATCAAGGACGCACCGGGCGGGGAGAACTCGGCGGCGCCACTGCTGGCGGAGGCACTCGGAGGCCCGCTGTTGCTGGGCTTCATCGCGGCGGTGGCGTTCGCGACGATCCTGGCGGTGGTCGCCGGTCTGACGATCACGGCGTCGGCGTCGTTCGCCCACGACGTGTACGCCAACGTCATCAAGCGGGGCAAGGTCGACAACAAGACCTCCGAGGTGAAGGTCGCCCGGATCACGGCGTGCGTCATCGGCGCTGTGGCCATCCTCGGCGGCATCCTGGCCAAGGACCAGAACGTGGCGTTCCTCGTGGCGCTCGCGTTCGCCGTCGCGGCCTCGGCGAACCTGCCGACGATCCTGTACTCGCTGTTCTGGAAGCGGTTCAACACCTCGGGTGCGCTGTGGTCGATCTACGGTGGACTCACGGTGACCCTCGTGCTCATCGTGTTCTCCCCGGCCGTGTCGGGCACCGAGAGCTCGATGATCACCGGCGCGGACTTCAGCTGGTTCCCGCTGCAGAACCCGGGCCTGGTCTCGATCCCCGTGTCGTTCTTCCTCGGCTGGCTCGGCACCATGCTGTCGAAGGAGCACCTGGACTCCAAGCACAAGGAGATGGAGGTACGGGCCCTCACCGGCGCGGGCGCCGAGAAGGCGTCCTCGCACTGA
- a CDS encoding sensor histidine kinase, translated as MPGGRTASVPARISSRSRWPLRSRGLRDPGPVLETTRHVAEDLADGLSGPRVRSAARGIRRLLAADAVGLSDLSGHLVVVGTMPSDVDVAAMIDEVLHTENQCRRAEVVALPLIVHDELAGVLAVAGTARMAALREVAGLGEAALERGRLEASAEEAAAAELRALRAEISPHFVYNALTVIAGLVRPDPDRSRELMLDFADYIRYSLARHGEYTTVADEFHAIETYLALQRAVLGERLRVQVRVAPEVLPVAIPYLVLQPLVENAVRHGIEHRPEGGTVTVLGEAEGTDCVISVEDDGVGMDPGKAERLLAGAGESESVGLANVDRRLRNVYGPWFGLVVETGKGEGTRVIVRVPRFQPGVMP; from the coding sequence ATGCCCGGAGGGCGGACGGCGTCCGTACCGGCCCGGATTTCGTCCCGAAGCCGCTGGCCGTTGCGTTCCCGCGGGCTGCGCGATCCCGGTCCCGTTCTGGAGACGACCCGGCACGTGGCCGAGGACCTCGCCGACGGACTCTCCGGTCCCCGGGTCCGTTCCGCAGCCCGCGGGATCCGCCGGCTGCTGGCCGCCGACGCCGTGGGACTGTCCGACCTGTCCGGTCACCTCGTGGTCGTGGGCACGATGCCGTCCGACGTCGATGTCGCCGCGATGATCGACGAGGTGCTGCACACCGAGAACCAGTGCCGTCGCGCCGAGGTGGTGGCGCTGCCGCTCATCGTGCACGACGAACTGGCCGGGGTCCTGGCCGTCGCGGGAACGGCCCGGATGGCCGCGCTGCGTGAGGTGGCCGGGCTCGGGGAGGCCGCACTCGAACGCGGCAGGCTGGAAGCGTCGGCGGAGGAGGCGGCGGCCGCCGAACTGCGCGCGTTGCGTGCCGAGATCTCACCGCACTTCGTCTACAACGCCCTCACCGTCATCGCCGGGTTGGTGCGCCCGGACCCGGACCGCTCGCGCGAGCTGATGCTCGACTTCGCCGACTACATCCGCTACAGCCTCGCCCGCCACGGTGAGTACACGACCGTCGCGGACGAGTTCCACGCGATCGAGACCTACCTCGCGCTCCAGCGCGCCGTACTCGGCGAGCGGCTGCGCGTGCAGGTGCGGGTGGCTCCCGAGGTGCTGCCGGTCGCGATCCCGTACCTGGTGCTCCAACCGCTGGTCGAGAACGCCGTGCGGCACGGCATCGAACATCGTCCTGAAGGGGGCACCGTCACCGTCCTCGGCGAGGCGGAGGGCACGGACTGCGTGATCAGCGTCGAGGACGACGGCGTGGGGATGGACCCCGGGAAGGCCGAGCGCCTGCTCGCCGGAGCAGGGGAATCGGAGAGCGTGGGCCTGGCGAACGTCGATCGCCGCTTGCGTAACGTGTACGGACCGTGGTTCGGCCTCGTCGTGGAGACCGGAAAGGGTGAAGGCACACGGGTGATCGTGCGAGTACCACGTTTCCAGCCGGGAGTGATGCCGTGA
- a CDS encoding DUF485 domain-containing protein → MSHSRRVAVTSPQTRLAHARRRYRGPWRPTTLDPVEAPFAVALYQRQRRRAAVALTTAFTLVFGLPLVLALAPDLGRVRLFDVPVSWLAVAVLPFPAMTALAFWHLRRAEAEEDSVDSMPAPPVQDCGEDGR, encoded by the coding sequence GTGAGTCATTCGCGTCGAGTGGCGGTGACGAGTCCGCAGACCCGCCTCGCCCACGCCCGCCGCCGGTATCGGGGACCGTGGCGACCGACGACGCTCGATCCGGTGGAGGCCCCCTTCGCGGTGGCGCTCTACCAGCGGCAACGGCGCCGCGCCGCCGTCGCGTTGACGACGGCCTTCACCCTCGTGTTCGGGCTGCCGCTCGTCCTGGCTCTCGCGCCGGACCTGGGCCGGGTACGCCTCTTCGACGTCCCGGTGTCCTGGCTCGCGGTGGCGGTGCTGCCGTTCCCGGCCATGACGGCACTGGCGTTCTGGCACCTGCGGCGGGCCGAGGCCGAAGAGGACTCCGTCGACTCCATGCCGGCTCCCCCGGTGCAGGACTGCGGCGAGGACGGGCGATGA
- a CDS encoding sulfatase-like hydrolase/transferase has protein sequence MSAVTAPRRSGPPTSTAWPRKGSVSPPATRVPWCSSTQISLYTGRYPGRLPAGLEEPLVTRSEGPGIPADHPTLPSLLAGAGYRTAMFGK, from the coding sequence ATCTCGGCTGTTACGGCTCCACGGCGATCCGGACCCCCAACCTCGACCGCCTGGCCGCGGAAGGGCTCCGTTTCACCCCCGGCTACGCGGGTCCCATGGTGTTCGTCCACGCAGATCAGCCTCTACACCGGCCGCTACCCGGGTCGGCTCCCGGCGGGTCTGGAGGAGCCGCTCGTCACCCGGTCGGAAGGACCCGGCATTCCGGCCGACCATCCGACGCTGCCGTCCCTCCTCGCAGGCGCGGGCTACCGGACGGCGATGTTCGGCAAGTGA
- a CDS encoding sodium/solute symporter, whose product MIVALAVAPVVLITLAIGLRGVAAMRTTSDFLVASRRVSPLLNSAAVSGEYLSAASFLGVAGLMVRDGVGALWYPVGFTAGYIAMLALVAAPMRRSGALTVPDFAEARLGSPALRKLAAVVVLVIGVLYLVPQFRTAGLVLSVVSDTPYWVGVLLSGAAVSATLALGGMRAATYVQAFQFVLKLVLFIVPAVWLLTQVGPGVRNEALHPVEFTHFETRTPVSFRVDATLDVPEGVRVVDSDGAVSAVPAGDWHVPAGSTVVFAEGSAAPVPEGEAAPGGPDWTRPLLDLGDTGHPLLATWAVLVATMFGTMGLPHVIMRFHTSPDGRAARRTAALTVALLGVFYIFPGIYGMLGRVLVPHLYLSGATDSAVVALPAQVNAGPLGGVFTGLLTAGAFAAFLATSLGLMLVVSGAISHDLVPGGLRQLRVAVVGAGAVVVPLALTALSFDASTLVTWGFTVAASTFCPLLVLGIWWSRLTATGAVAGVTAGLLASCGGFALGILDPPVPGWVSILLVQPAPWSVPLAFATMVVVSSFGRPPSWSTAAMLRLHLHEHRRFPYADRSTLARDLGHSSWSARRSSAVRRITRRLVR is encoded by the coding sequence ATGATCGTCGCGCTCGCCGTGGCGCCGGTCGTTTTGATCACGCTCGCCATCGGTCTGCGCGGCGTCGCCGCGATGCGGACCACCTCGGACTTCCTCGTGGCCTCGCGGCGCGTGTCCCCGCTGCTGAACTCCGCCGCGGTGTCCGGCGAGTACCTGTCGGCGGCCTCGTTCCTCGGCGTCGCCGGACTCATGGTGCGCGACGGAGTGGGAGCGCTGTGGTATCCGGTGGGATTCACGGCGGGCTACATCGCCATGCTCGCCCTCGTCGCCGCGCCGATGCGCCGCTCGGGTGCGCTCACGGTGCCGGACTTCGCCGAGGCTCGCCTGGGCTCCCCCGCGCTGCGCAAGCTCGCGGCCGTGGTCGTGCTCGTGATCGGCGTCCTCTACCTCGTTCCGCAGTTCCGCACGGCCGGGCTCGTCCTCAGCGTGGTGAGCGACACGCCGTACTGGGTCGGCGTCCTCCTCTCGGGCGCGGCCGTCAGCGCCACGCTCGCGCTCGGCGGCATGCGCGCCGCGACCTACGTCCAGGCGTTCCAGTTCGTGCTCAAACTCGTGCTGTTCATCGTTCCCGCCGTGTGGCTGCTGACCCAGGTCGGTCCGGGTGTGCGGAACGAGGCCCTGCACCCGGTCGAGTTCACCCACTTCGAGACGCGAACGCCGGTGTCCTTCCGGGTGGACGCGACCCTCGACGTGCCCGAGGGCGTGCGCGTCGTCGACTCCGACGGCGCCGTGTCGGCGGTCCCCGCCGGCGACTGGCACGTCCCCGCGGGCTCCACGGTGGTCTTCGCCGAAGGCAGCGCCGCGCCCGTGCCGGAGGGCGAGGCCGCCCCGGGCGGACCCGACTGGACCCGGCCGCTGCTGGACCTCGGAGACACGGGACATCCGCTGCTCGCCACCTGGGCCGTGCTCGTGGCGACCATGTTCGGCACGATGGGGCTGCCGCACGTCATCATGCGGTTCCACACGAGCCCCGACGGCCGCGCGGCACGCCGTACCGCCGCACTCACCGTGGCCCTGCTCGGCGTCTTCTACATCTTCCCCGGCATCTACGGGATGCTCGGTCGGGTCCTCGTGCCGCACCTCTACCTGTCGGGCGCCACCGACAGCGCGGTGGTGGCGTTGCCCGCCCAGGTGAACGCGGGCCCGCTCGGTGGGGTGTTCACCGGACTGCTCACCGCGGGGGCGTTCGCCGCCTTCCTGGCGACGTCGCTCGGTCTGATGCTCGTCGTGTCCGGCGCGATCTCCCACGACCTCGTGCCCGGTGGGCTGCGTCAGCTCCGCGTCGCCGTGGTGGGCGCCGGGGCCGTCGTGGTGCCGCTGGCGCTGACCGCCCTCTCCTTCGACGCGAGCACGCTGGTCACGTGGGGTTTCACCGTGGCGGCGTCGACCTTCTGCCCGCTGCTCGTCCTCGGCATCTGGTGGTCCCGGCTCACCGCCACGGGTGCGGTGGCGGGGGTGACTGCCGGGCTGCTCGCCTCCTGCGGCGGGTTCGCGCTGGGCATCCTCGACCCGCCCGTGCCCGGCTGGGTGTCGATCCTGCTGGTCCAGCCCGCGCCGTGGTCGGTCCCGCTCGCGTTCGCCACGATGGTCGTCGTGTCGTCGTTCGGCAGGCCCCCATCGTGGTCCACGGCCGCGATGCTGCGCCTGCACCTCCACGAACATCGCCGCTTCCCGTACGCCGATCGGTCGACACTCGCGCGTGATCTAGGCCACTCGTCGTGGTCGGCGCGCCGTTCGTCAGCCGTTCGTCGCATCACACGCCGATTGGTCCGCTGA
- a CDS encoding DUF485 domain-containing protein: MSATEPSTHPPGAPSWEEVHASEDFQRLRRRLRRFVFPMTALFLVWYLLYVLLADYAHDFMSIKLVGNINVGLVLGLLQFVSTFAITALYVRYANRKLDPIADRIRQDVEGEDA; encoded by the coding sequence GTGAGTGCCACCGAGCCCTCGACCCATCCGCCCGGGGCCCCGTCCTGGGAAGAGGTCCACGCCAGCGAGGACTTCCAGCGACTCCGCCGACGGCTGCGGCGGTTCGTCTTCCCCATGACCGCGTTGTTCCTTGTCTGGTACCTGCTCTACGTCCTGCTCGCGGACTACGCACACGACTTCATGTCGATCAAGCTCGTCGGCAACATCAACGTCGGACTGGTCCTCGGCCTGCTGCAGTTCGTATCGACGTTCGCCATCACGGCCCTGTACGTGCGCTACGCCAACCGCAAGCTCGACCCGATCGCCGACCGCATCAGGCAGGACGTGGAAGGGGAGGACGCATGA
- a CDS encoding C40 family peptidase yields MAHRTFARSVAVVAAAALTLVVSPGVSSAMMIRNAASGADVGEKPPASEAEEPRPKPPQKHKPAPLQGEKPTPPTPSPTPEKDKPEPGGDNDADNHDNDGDGDDGDEPATSTGERIVDLAARHAGAPYVYGADGPDQFDCSGLTQYVHARLGIDLPRTSRDQRAALPELPKSEMRPGDLLFFAENGHVYHVGIYAGNGKMWAAPEPGDVVRLQDIWTQSFTVGRAW; encoded by the coding sequence ATGGCACACAGAACTTTCGCGAGGTCGGTGGCCGTGGTGGCCGCCGCCGCTCTGACGCTGGTCGTGAGCCCGGGCGTCAGTTCCGCAATGATGATCCGAAACGCGGCCAGTGGCGCCGACGTCGGCGAAAAACCGCCCGCTTCGGAAGCGGAAGAACCGAGACCGAAGCCGCCCCAGAAGCACAAACCGGCCCCTCTCCAGGGCGAGAAACCGACGCCACCGACGCCGTCGCCCACCCCTGAGAAGGACAAACCCGAGCCGGGCGGCGACAACGACGCCGACAACCACGACAACGACGGCGACGGCGACGACGGTGACGAACCCGCGACATCCACCGGAGAGCGCATCGTCGACCTCGCCGCCCGGCACGCCGGTGCCCCCTACGTCTATGGGGCCGACGGCCCGGACCAGTTCGACTGCTCCGGCCTCACCCAGTACGTCCACGCGCGACTCGGCATCGACCTGCCCCGGACGTCGCGTGACCAACGGGCTGCCCTACCCGAACTGCCCAAGAGCGAGATGCGCCCCGGCGACCTGCTGTTCTTCGCCGAGAACGGGCACGTCTACCACGTCGGCATCTACGCCGGGAACGGTAAAATGTGGGCCGCTCCCGAGCCCGGCGACGTCGTCCGCCTCCAGGACATCTGGACGCAGTCGTTCACCGTGGGTCGCGCCTGGTGA
- a CDS encoding ATP-dependent Clp protease proteolytic subunit has translation MPEGRTGTAGLNLTDSVYERLLQERIVVLGSEVNDEVANRITAQLLLLAAEDPQADIRFYINSPGGSVTAGFAIYDTMQLIEPDVATYAMGLAASMGQFLLSSGTPGKRYALQHARILMHQPSAGVGGTASDIAIQAEVFSKWKYELARITAEQTGQTVEQIIADGDRDRWFTAAEAKDYGFVDQVLTRENPTPNAN, from the coding sequence ATGCCCGAGGGGCGGACCGGCACCGCCGGCCTCAACCTGACCGACTCGGTGTACGAGCGGTTGCTCCAGGAGCGCATCGTCGTGCTCGGCTCCGAGGTGAACGACGAGGTCGCCAACCGCATCACCGCGCAGCTGTTGTTGTTGGCCGCGGAGGACCCGCAGGCGGACATCCGCTTCTACATCAACTCGCCGGGTGGTTCGGTCACCGCCGGCTTCGCCATCTACGACACGATGCAGTTGATCGAGCCCGACGTGGCGACCTACGCGATGGGCCTCGCGGCGTCGATGGGCCAGTTCCTGCTGTCGTCGGGCACGCCGGGCAAGCGCTACGCCTTGCAGCACGCGCGCATCCTCATGCACCAGCCGTCGGCGGGTGTCGGTGGTACCGCCTCCGACATCGCCATCCAGGCCGAGGTGTTCAGCAAGTGGAAGTACGAGCTGGCTCGGATCACCGCCGAACAGACCGGCCAGACGGTGGAGCAGATCATCGCCGACGGTGACCGCGACCGGTGGTTCACCGCTGCCGAGGCCAAGGACTACGGCTTCGTCGACCAAGTCCTCACCCGCGAAAACCCGACCCCGAACGCGAACTGA
- a CDS encoding LytR/AlgR family response regulator transcription factor, with translation MTAETNPTLRVLAVDDVPAALDDLCGMLRDAPEVAEVAAAGDAVAALKRLQQEEFDAVFLDIAMPGLDGLEFASLLTKLAKPPVIVFVTAYDEHAVAAFGLGAVDYLLKPVRPERLADALARVVRMVSAESTPPPPHQPTPDALAALPVESGGRTRYVSRQDVRFVEAHGDYVRLHTRSGVHLVRMPISRLEEYWAGAGFVRTHRGFLVALAAVRELRSDSVGGLLAHTDIGDVPVSRRHARNLRERLLRAAQRGELRPEGSAP, from the coding sequence GTGACCGCCGAGACCAACCCCACCCTGCGTGTGCTGGCGGTCGACGACGTGCCCGCCGCGCTGGACGACCTGTGCGGGATGCTGCGGGACGCGCCCGAGGTGGCGGAGGTGGCCGCCGCCGGCGACGCCGTGGCCGCGTTGAAGCGCCTGCAGCAGGAGGAGTTCGACGCGGTGTTCCTCGACATCGCGATGCCGGGCCTCGACGGGCTGGAGTTCGCCTCCCTGCTGACCAAGCTGGCGAAACCACCGGTGATCGTGTTCGTCACCGCCTACGACGAGCACGCCGTGGCCGCGTTCGGCCTCGGTGCCGTGGACTACCTGCTCAAACCCGTACGACCCGAACGCCTGGCCGACGCACTCGCCCGGGTCGTCCGCATGGTCTCGGCCGAGTCCACTCCCCCTCCGCCGCACCAGCCCACGCCCGACGCCCTCGCGGCGCTGCCCGTGGAGTCCGGCGGCCGCACGCGGTACGTGAGCAGGCAGGACGTGCGGTTCGTGGAGGCGCACGGCGACTACGTCCGGCTGCACACCCGCTCGGGCGTGCACCTCGTGCGCATGCCGATCTCACGGCTTGAGGAGTACTGGGCGGGCGCGGGCTTCGTGCGCACACACCGCGGGTTCCTCGTGGCGCTGGCCGCCGTCCGGGAACTGCGCAGCGACTCGGTGGGCGGGCTGCTCGCCCACACCGACATCGGCGACGTGCCGGTGAGCCGCAGGCACGCGCGCAATCTGAGAGAACGGCTGCTGCGCGCGGCCCAGCGCGGCGAGCTGCGCCCGGAGGGCTCGGCACCGTGA